One Hevea brasiliensis isolate MT/VB/25A 57/8 chromosome 5, ASM3005281v1, whole genome shotgun sequence genomic region harbors:
- the LOC110670505 gene encoding germin-like protein subfamily 1 member 20: protein MKGAHFLVAFLLLVLSSSYVFAYDPSSLQDFCVAINGSKDGVFVNGNFCKDPMIVTADDFSFSGLNIPLNTTNQIGFNITLLNVDTVPGLNTLGIAMARIDYAANGGETPPHTHPRATEMLIVLEGTLYAGFVTSSQPYRLITKVLNAGDAFVIPIGLVHFQFNIGKTNAVAIAAFNSQNPGFLIIANAVFGSNPPINPDVLVKGFQLDKDVVNYLQKKFGDNNN from the exons atgaaaggagCTCATTTCCTTGTTGCTTTTCTCCTTCTGGTTTTGTCTTCCTCATATGTCTTTGCCTATGACCCTAGCTCTCTTCAGGACTTCTGTGTAGCCATCAATGGCAGCAAAGATGGTG TGTTTGTCAATGGAAACTTCTGCAAGGACCCAATGATTGTAACGGCAGACGATTTCTCATTTTCTGGTCTCAATATTCCTCTAAATACAACAAACCAAATTGGATTCAACATTACTCTCTTAAATGTTGATACAGTACCAGGACTTAACACTCTTGGCATAGCCATGGCTCGTATAGACTATGCAGCAAATGGAGGCGAAACCCCACCCCACACTCACCCTCGTGCAACTGAAATGTTGATAGTCTTGGAGGGCACCCTCTATGCTGGTTTTGTCACATCAAGTCAGCCGTATCGCCTCATCACCAAAGTCTTGAATGCAGGAGACGCCTTTGTAATTCCAATTGGTCTCGTTCACTTCCAATTCAATATTGGAAAAACTAATGCAGTTGCTATTGCTGCTTTTAATAGCCAAAATCCAGGATTCTTGATAATAGCAAATGCAGTCTTTGGGTCTAATCCACCAATTAATCCAGATGTTCTTGTCAAGGGATTCCAACTCGATAAGGATGTGGTAAACTATCTTCAGAAGAAGTTCGGGGACAACAATAACTAG
- the LOC110670499 gene encoding germin-like protein subfamily 1 member 13, with amino-acid sequence MKCFHFLVFLALALAFSFASADDPSPLQDFCVAIPEPENAVFVNGKFCKNPNLTVAEDFFFPGLNVPGNTGNRVGSNVTLVNVDRIPGLNTLGISLARLDFAPYGGLNPPHIHPRGTEILVVVEGTLYVGFVTSNPNRLFTKVLYPGDVFVFPIGLIHFQFNIAKTNAVAFAGLSSQNPGVITIADAIFGPKPPINPDVLAKAFQLDKDMVEKLQKLFENA; translated from the exons ATGAAGTGCTTTCATTTCCTTGTCTTTTTGGCTCTGGCTTTGGCCTTCTCTTTTGCCTCTGCCGATGACCCTAGCCCTCTCCAGGACTTCTGTGTTGCAATACCTGAACCTGAGAATGCTG TGTTTGTCAATGGGAAGTTCTGCAAGAACCCAAACCTTACTGTAGCAGAAGATTTCTTTTTTCCGGGACTCAATGTTCCTGGAAATACAGGAAATCGAGTTGGATCGAATGTCACCCTCGTGAATGTTGATAGAATACCAGGACTTAATACTCTTGGTATTTCTCTCGCTCGGTTAGACTTTGCACCCTATGGTGGCTTAAACCCTCCACACATTCACCCCCGTGGCACAGAGATCCTTGTAGTCGTGGAAGGCACCCTTTATGTTGGCTTTGTGACATCCAACCCTAATCGCCTTTTCACTAAAGTCTTATACCCAGGAGATGTTTTTgtatttccaattggtctcattcaCTTCCAGTTTAATATTGCAAAGACGAATGCAGTTGCCTTTGCTGGTCTAAGCAGCCAAAACCCAGGTGTCATCACCATAGCAGATGCAATCTTTGGGCCTAAGCCACCCATTAATCCTGATGTTCTTGCTAAGGCCTTCCAATTGGACAAGGATAT